In Chitinivibrionales bacterium, a single window of DNA contains:
- a CDS encoding BamA/TamA family outer membrane protein, with protein sequence MKKTAFIFSLVFLLCSLSFGFGKNKVQYENLEWRYSTTPHFQIYHHQNQGDIPKISAYWIEKAYAQLSKDFGFKHRKPVPLIIYNSPNRFKSTNIIMEILPEGVGGFTELFKNRIVVPFTGSYEDYRHVLHHELVHAFQYGIIYDQFGSSLVRSSSLQMPLWFAEGTAEYLSSGWNVESDMFLMDRAINSSIPMPGYQMGGYMAYKGGQSFFHFLEATRGKENFSGFLKAFRDSKNVELSLENIFHKSIEELGKEWRQQLRRIYWPEIGRRDNPKHTARALTSTKKTKSNFNLKPRLSPDGTKIAYFSDKRDYTRIIVTDLKGKTITEISQYGYGGYFESFHPFRSGMSWSPESDRIAFVSGRKGKDEIRIINIYDKSNVRVLSPDFSLISSPDWSPSGESIVFIGLRQDRSDLFLYNLESDSLTRLTSTIAYESNPRFSPDGKGIIYSAQDSTGLIYRNRDSRFRPVHSLYHFDIATQKTRKLTHAKYNATNPSFSPDGEHILYISDKNGINNMYIAPFATPDSGRPITDFIGGCLDPDWARNDKTIAFCLFQKQGWHIWVMKKPLEKRKDSSLTLTWWAQCLQDTTLDFFDRRTAIKDSTHRADSIATTKELTDSTSDSTTATTILASSDIIVEKETPPAPEDSSTTTDTTVTGIENDSSESSAPTEIAEASVEQDSLTDTSKTADSSETEEQFSFEDMDSEPYRLKFSPDMVSVGLAVNSVYGYGGAGQIVLSDVMGNHRITLAGDVQGKIDEYAHVFASYLNLEHRLDFGVGGFFNRDYTYSGILAPEENDSAQTSSDSLVIVSELYYHDTKAGGLLHLSYPFSMFSRISFNSYISYIQRQRYRLHNFSLEKESTSPESFYIILPSLSATFDNIVWGITGPVNGTRAEARLVTSPPLDIVDRTFISFDFDFRKYFHFARKFVLATKFAAGASFPLDKNRPARQFFLGGNEYWLFFDPPNRENYEANINNIFYSEFVVPFRGWNYLDITGPRFAVANVEFRFPFVREFSLAWPLPIAFRYINGAVFADVGNAWSKGDEHDLFPLPQDIYGGIGFGLRANLGMFILRFDRAWKTDWRTYVKSPKSYISLGAEF encoded by the coding sequence ATGAAAAAAACAGCATTTATCTTCTCACTGGTGTTTCTTCTGTGTTCTTTGTCGTTCGGCTTTGGAAAAAACAAGGTACAATATGAAAATCTTGAGTGGCGTTATTCAACAACGCCCCATTTTCAAATTTATCATCACCAAAACCAGGGTGATATTCCAAAGATCTCTGCATACTGGATAGAAAAAGCATATGCACAATTAAGTAAAGATTTCGGGTTCAAGCATCGGAAACCGGTGCCGCTTATCATTTACAACAGCCCGAATCGTTTTAAATCAACGAACATTATCATGGAGATCCTTCCCGAGGGCGTGGGTGGTTTTACCGAGTTGTTTAAAAACAGAATTGTGGTTCCCTTCACCGGTTCCTACGAAGATTACCGCCATGTGTTACATCACGAGCTGGTTCATGCGTTTCAATACGGCATAATATACGATCAATTCGGCAGCTCCCTGGTTCGTTCATCCAGCCTTCAGATGCCGCTCTGGTTTGCCGAAGGAACTGCGGAATATCTTTCGAGCGGCTGGAATGTGGAGTCGGATATGTTTCTGATGGACCGGGCTATCAACAGCTCGATCCCCATGCCCGGCTATCAGATGGGTGGCTACATGGCTTATAAAGGGGGACAATCCTTTTTCCATTTTCTTGAAGCAACCCGGGGCAAGGAAAATTTTTCGGGGTTTCTGAAAGCTTTTCGGGATTCCAAAAATGTCGAATTAAGTCTTGAAAACATATTTCACAAATCAATTGAAGAACTCGGTAAAGAATGGCGCCAACAGTTACGGCGCATCTACTGGCCTGAAATCGGTCGCCGGGACAATCCTAAACATACGGCACGAGCCCTGACATCGACCAAAAAAACAAAAAGCAACTTCAATCTTAAACCGCGTCTCTCTCCCGATGGAACAAAAATCGCCTACTTTTCCGACAAACGAGATTACACGCGCATTATTGTAACCGATCTCAAAGGGAAAACAATCACCGAAATCAGCCAGTATGGTTACGGCGGATACTTTGAATCGTTTCATCCCTTCCGGAGCGGAATGAGCTGGTCGCCCGAAAGCGACCGCATCGCCTTTGTCTCGGGCCGTAAAGGCAAAGACGAAATCCGCATTATAAATATCTATGACAAAAGTAACGTAAGGGTTCTCTCACCCGATTTTTCACTTATCAGTTCTCCCGACTGGTCACCTTCCGGAGAATCGATTGTTTTCATCGGCCTGCGCCAAGATCGCAGTGACCTGTTTCTCTACAACCTCGAGTCGGATTCTCTCACCCGCCTGACTTCGACAATCGCCTATGAGTCAAATCCTCGATTTTCCCCAGACGGCAAAGGGATTATCTACAGTGCTCAGGATTCAACAGGCCTTATCTATCGCAATCGTGACAGCCGGTTCAGACCGGTCCATTCGCTCTATCATTTCGATATCGCAACACAGAAAACGAGAAAGTTAACACATGCAAAATATAATGCTACCAATCCATCTTTCTCTCCCGACGGCGAGCATATACTGTATATCTCCGATAAAAACGGCATTAATAATATGTATATTGCCCCCTTTGCTACCCCCGACAGTGGCCGGCCCATCACTGACTTTATCGGCGGGTGCCTCGACCCCGACTGGGCCCGGAACGATAAGACGATTGCTTTTTGCCTGTTTCAGAAGCAGGGATGGCATATCTGGGTTATGAAAAAACCCCTGGAAAAGAGAAAAGACAGCTCACTAACACTCACCTGGTGGGCTCAGTGCCTTCAGGATACGACACTCGATTTCTTTGACCGGAGAACCGCGATCAAAGATTCCACTCACCGAGCCGACAGTATTGCGACGACAAAAGAGCTGACCGACAGCACCTCAGATAGCACCACCGCCACCACCATTCTCGCATCATCGGACATAATTGTCGAAAAAGAAACTCCTCCCGCTCCTGAGGATTCGTCGACAACAACCGATACAACCGTTACAGGCATCGAAAACGATTCTTCGGAATCATCGGCACCAACAGAAATTGCCGAAGCCAGTGTGGAGCAGGATTCACTTACCGACACTTCGAAAACTGCCGATTCCTCGGAAACAGAAGAACAATTTTCATTTGAAGACATGGATTCGGAACCCTATCGGTTGAAATTTTCTCCCGATATGGTGTCGGTTGGTCTTGCCGTAAATTCGGTGTATGGATACGGCGGGGCAGGCCAGATTGTTCTCAGTGATGTCATGGGAAATCATCGAATAACGCTTGCCGGTGATGTGCAGGGGAAGATTGACGAGTATGCCCATGTTTTCGCGTCCTATCTCAACCTCGAACATCGCCTCGATTTCGGTGTTGGTGGTTTTTTCAACCGGGATTATACATACAGTGGCATTCTTGCCCCCGAAGAAAATGATTCCGCCCAAACATCTTCCGACTCACTTGTTATCGTATCGGAGCTTTATTACCACGACACCAAAGCCGGTGGTCTTCTCCATCTTTCTTATCCCTTTTCGATGTTTTCGCGGATCAGTTTTAATTCCTATATCTCCTATATCCAGCGCCAGCGGTATCGTCTGCATAACTTTTCATTGGAGAAAGAAAGTACCAGCCCCGAATCATTTTATATTATTCTTCCTTCATTATCCGCCACGTTCGACAATATTGTCTGGGGTATCACCGGCCCGGTAAACGGAACCCGCGCCGAGGCACGGCTCGTGACATCACCGCCTCTGGATATAGTCGACCGAACCTTTATTTCATTCGATTTTGATTTCAGGAAATACTTTCATTTTGCCAGGAAATTCGTTCTTGCCACCAAGTTTGCCGCGGGTGCATCGTTCCCGCTGGACAAAAATCGTCCTGCACGGCAGTTTTTCCTTGGCGGCAACGAGTACTGGCTGTTCTTTGATCCGCCAAACCGGGAAAACTATGAAGCCAATATCAACAACATTTTCTATTCGGAGTTCGTCGTACCTTTCCGTGGATGGAACTACCTTGATATTACCGGCCCCCGTTTCGCCGTTGCAAATGTAGAATTCCGCTTTCCCTTTGTGAGAGAATTTTCTCTGGCCTGGCCTCTGCCGATTGCGTTCCGGTATATAAACGGCGCAGTATTTGCCGATGTCGGAAATGCATGGAGCAAAGGAGATGAACACGATCTTTTTCCCCTGCCCCAGGATATCTACGGCGGTATCGGTTTTGGGCTGCGGGCAAATTTAGGCATGTTCATTCTCCGGTTCGACCGCGCCTGGAAAACCGACTGGCGGACATATGTCAAGAGTCCCAAATCCTACATTTCTCTTGGAGCAGAATTTTAG
- a CDS encoding OmpA family protein — MVRKRIVRLAAVLFFCTAGLVFAGRKIVVPHDFPTIYAAIGEADEGDTVYVKKGVYRENIALADNIVLMGQDMQKTVIDGSRRAPCIIGADGAVITGFTIRNGTTGILCKNTRPIIERNLIVDNKGTGIHALISLPDINNNIIYRNEWTGIFLESVRGTRTSINHNVIIENGYCGVFCAHRSEVLIRNNIFYENRQYAVYVGPGATKTRITYNDIYRNRRPFNPDAVINKTNISKDPLFISPGHPQYNYFCKPVSICKGKGENGSDIGLITKQMVAVMSTDKDGDGILDDIDQCPDVAEDNDGFEDEDGCPDYDNDKDGIYDTEDECPNDPEDRDGFQDMDGCPDTDNDKDGIPDVADGCPNNPETINEYKDEDGCPDEKPQEIRQKLILRGVNFKTASAELLEESYYVLETVYNSLEAYPHIKIEIAGHTDSEGGDSYNMALSVDRAKAVRNYLVMRGIAEDRIIARGYGETKPVASNETAEGRAENRRVEVIPIK, encoded by the coding sequence ATGGTGAGAAAAAGAATCGTCCGGTTAGCTGCCGTTCTCTTTTTCTGCACAGCGGGCTTGGTGTTCGCCGGCAGAAAAATTGTCGTTCCCCATGATTTCCCTACGATCTACGCGGCCATAGGAGAAGCCGATGAGGGGGATACTGTATATGTCAAGAAAGGGGTTTATCGTGAAAACATTGCTCTCGCAGACAATATCGTGCTGATGGGGCAGGACATGCAGAAAACGGTTATCGACGGCAGTCGAAGAGCTCCATGTATCATAGGAGCTGACGGTGCGGTGATAACCGGATTTACCATCCGTAATGGAACTACCGGTATCTTGTGCAAAAATACCCGGCCAATTATTGAGCGAAATCTGATCGTCGATAATAAAGGAACCGGAATTCATGCCCTTATTTCGCTTCCCGATATAAACAACAATATTATCTACAGAAATGAGTGGACCGGTATTTTCCTCGAAAGTGTGCGGGGAACGCGGACATCGATCAATCATAATGTTATTATTGAAAACGGCTATTGCGGCGTTTTTTGCGCGCACAGGTCGGAGGTTTTGATAAGAAATAACATTTTTTACGAAAACAGGCAGTACGCGGTGTATGTAGGGCCCGGTGCCACTAAAACGCGTATTACATATAATGATATATATAGAAACCGAAGGCCCTTTAATCCTGATGCTGTCATTAATAAAACAAATATTTCAAAGGACCCACTGTTTATCTCTCCCGGTCACCCTCAATATAACTATTTCTGCAAACCTGTAAGCATATGTAAAGGTAAAGGCGAAAACGGTTCTGATATCGGACTGATAACCAAACAGATGGTTGCTGTTATGAGTACCGATAAGGATGGTGACGGTATTCTTGATGATATCGATCAATGTCCTGATGTTGCCGAAGATAATGATGGGTTTGAAGATGAAGACGGATGTCCCGATTATGATAACGATAAAGATGGAATCTACGATACGGAGGATGAATGTCCCAATGATCCTGAAGATCGTGACGGCTTCCAGGATATGGATGGCTGTCCTGATACGGATAATGATAAGGATGGTATTCCTGATGTTGCCGACGGCTGTCCCAACAATCCGGAAACCATTAATGAATATAAGGACGAAGATGGCTGTCCTGATGAAAAGCCGCAGGAGATCAGGCAGAAGCTTATTCTTCGAGGGGTGAATTTTAAAACGGCAAGTGCGGAGTTGCTTGAGGAATCCTATTATGTTCTTGAGACGGTATATAACAGTCTCGAGGCATATCCCCACATAAAAATAGAAATCGCCGGCCATACCGATTCCGAAGGTGGCGATTCATACAATATGGCACTTTCTGTCGATCGAGCCAAGGCAGTAAGAAATTATCTGGTTATGCGAGGTATTGCTGAAGATAGAATAATTGCCCGGGGATATGGCGAGACAAAGCCTGTAGCATCAAATGAGACTGCTGAAGGTCGCGCTGAAAACAGACGGGTTGAAGTAATTCCTATTAAATAA
- a CDS encoding TonB-dependent receptor plug domain-containing protein gives MIKKIDGIYSAIGVLIFVLILPVTAEKKSLPAVSGNLKGVVLDNRTRRPVEGAVVKIITMGYADTTDSAGTFQFDGVPVGHCDIEVNSDKHELRIFPSITVKSGENDRIVFEIRKEDLTVNLDKVTVRGRRVMTKSSGQFNSVQKLSRDEVLLSPGSSQDPNLILQTLPSVVSGTDYGFNRFLVRGGRDDENIFLIDGIEANNLSHWGTAFGSGGAITKLHVDFLRTMDFYAGGVPTRYPPKLSSVTDIHFRDGSMEHQKYQFDLNMAGAGIFLEGPIAKGKSSYMLNMRVSFLDIMQLFMDFGGVPQYQNGQLKVAWNVDKNNKLTTNLLAGHEIIEVTEEDDAEHITSEGYHAIGGIEWRNRHGIYENKLLFSGEYQKFEETGTMHDSIMLWEWKNLRTRFQLKDDYSLFIRTRDVFSTGFVVEKEEFKNGVVNEEYFVFADTAGDLSYDYYKHMIDTTVAGAPVLFTSAQHVDLEAKNNNYRIGGHAGYTMYAGPVKVHCGIRDDYFTLSEKHGISPRGGVALDFGKVGTFSISSGLYYQFPAYLVHITTDQLTNDVQLWDVDLQRNMQGVFGYEKQLSDYVVLGSEFYYKLYDKEPLYRIVSPANAPGKGMRQIVIKPDRYSEKKAYGFELYIHKKKLDNLYYQFSYTFYNSLQEYENNEWYVSDENLRNCASLILGSNFNKNHRLSMRFDFSEGRPYTPIDQEVSFLSGETVYDFADGWNSKRRPMRTKLALRYDATWYFRWGNITSYFEIKNVLNQKDIVAEYYSLGDRFPEGEIKQFKGQGIMPVGGFKLDF, from the coding sequence ATGATAAAAAAAATTGATGGTATTTATTCGGCAATCGGAGTTTTGATATTCGTTTTAATTCTTCCGGTTACGGCTGAAAAAAAATCACTGCCTGCTGTTTCGGGGAACCTCAAGGGGGTTGTCCTGGATAACCGGACTCGCCGGCCGGTTGAAGGCGCTGTGGTGAAAATTATAACTATGGGATATGCTGATACCACCGACAGTGCGGGTACTTTTCAGTTTGATGGAGTACCGGTTGGGCATTGTGATATAGAGGTTAATTCCGATAAGCATGAGCTGCGGATATTCCCCAGTATAACGGTGAAATCCGGTGAGAATGACAGGATTGTTTTTGAGATCCGGAAAGAGGACCTGACCGTCAATCTGGATAAAGTGACCGTCAGGGGGCGGCGAGTCATGACAAAGTCATCAGGCCAGTTTAATTCGGTGCAGAAGCTTTCGCGGGATGAGGTCCTTCTTTCGCCCGGATCATCTCAGGATCCGAATCTGATCCTCCAGACACTTCCCTCGGTCGTATCGGGTACCGATTACGGATTCAATCGGTTTCTGGTTCGTGGGGGCAGGGATGATGAAAACATTTTTCTTATTGACGGCATCGAGGCGAATAACCTCAGCCATTGGGGAACTGCATTCGGTTCGGGTGGCGCCATTACAAAACTTCATGTCGATTTTCTCCGAACCATGGATTTCTATGCAGGGGGAGTGCCGACACGCTATCCTCCCAAGCTTTCATCAGTGACTGATATCCATTTCCGGGATGGTTCCATGGAGCATCAGAAATATCAATTCGATCTCAATATGGCAGGGGCTGGCATATTTCTTGAAGGTCCTATAGCTAAAGGAAAATCGTCCTACATGCTCAACATGCGGGTCAGCTTTCTGGATATTATGCAGCTCTTCATGGATTTTGGTGGAGTTCCCCAATACCAGAATGGCCAGCTCAAAGTAGCATGGAATGTCGATAAAAACAATAAATTAACGACAAACCTTCTCGCAGGTCATGAAATCATTGAGGTAACCGAAGAGGATGATGCTGAACATATTACCAGTGAAGGATATCATGCGATTGGTGGAATCGAATGGAGAAATCGGCATGGAATCTACGAGAACAAGCTTCTTTTTTCCGGGGAGTATCAGAAATTCGAAGAGACCGGAACCATGCATGACAGCATAATGCTCTGGGAATGGAAAAATTTACGAACCCGATTTCAGCTCAAGGATGATTATTCATTGTTTATACGCACCAGGGATGTCTTCAGCACAGGGTTTGTTGTCGAAAAGGAAGAATTCAAAAACGGCGTTGTCAATGAAGAATACTTTGTTTTTGCCGATACGGCGGGAGATTTATCCTACGACTATTATAAACATATGATCGATACGACTGTTGCGGGAGCTCCGGTCTTGTTTACAAGCGCTCAACACGTCGATCTTGAGGCTAAAAATAATAATTACCGGATCGGCGGCCATGCCGGTTATACGATGTATGCCGGTCCGGTAAAGGTCCATTGTGGTATTCGTGATGACTATTTTACGCTCTCCGAAAAACATGGAATTTCTCCACGCGGTGGCGTCGCACTCGATTTTGGAAAGGTCGGCACTTTTTCGATCAGCAGTGGTCTTTATTATCAGTTTCCCGCATATCTGGTTCATATCACTACCGATCAACTCACCAATGATGTTCAATTGTGGGATGTTGATCTGCAGAGAAATATGCAGGGGGTATTCGGTTATGAGAAGCAGCTGTCCGACTATGTTGTTCTGGGATCAGAATTTTATTACAAACTATACGACAAAGAGCCTCTTTACAGGATAGTATCGCCAGCAAATGCTCCCGGCAAAGGGATGCGACAAATTGTAATCAAGCCCGACCGGTACAGTGAAAAGAAAGCCTACGGGTTCGAGCTTTATATTCATAAAAAGAAGCTTGACAATTTGTATTATCAGTTTTCGTACACCTTCTATAATTCGCTTCAGGAGTATGAAAACAATGAATGGTACGTGTCGGATGAAAATCTTCGTAACTGTGCAAGCCTGATTCTGGGCAGCAATTTCAATAAAAACCATCGCCTCTCGATGAGATTTGATTTTTCGGAAGGACGGCCTTATACACCAATTGATCAGGAGGTGTCGTTCCTGAGTGGAGAGACGGTTTATGATTTTGCTGATGGCTGGAATTCAAAGCGGAGACCGATGAGAACAAAGCTTGCTTTGCGGTATGATGCTACCTGGTATTTCAGGTGGGGCAACATTACTTCATATTTCGAAATTAAGAATGTGCTGAACCAGAAAGATATTGTTGCGGAATATTATTCTCTGGGAGACAGGTTTCCCGAGGGTGAAATCAAGCAGTTTAAGGGACAGGGAATAATGCCGGTGGGGGGATTCAAACTTGATTTCTAA
- a CDS encoding response regulator produces MFLEKHNMNENNIMKILVVDDEEPIRESLQEILEEEGYEVYSTETIQAATDCVKKGIDLAIVDIKLGDENGIDLLKLLKIERPQMPVIMISGHGTVALTAQAFKLGAHEFMEKPLRLIQVKACVRNALDAVRLKHKVSQQSRQHLPQPVYAAPAMKELYRQVDKLAGIAEPVVIMGPSGSGKELVARALHYEGTRADGPFVATNAASMSVTLAEDELFGHEKGAFTGAHARRTGCIEQANGGTLFLDEIADMDLQIQAKLLRVLESGQFSRLGSTRSVFVNVRIVAATHKDLDTLVQQGLFRHDLWYRLCAFILRTPSLDKRRDDIPLLAEALLKTVCTDMQLDRSFSESALSALSQRKYTGNIRELKHIVTRAAVFSESPVIDEQVIESVAAVQRSSADNHSNSLKDYTSLDYKTAREKFEKDYFGEVLKKHDGNITATAASIGMAQSNLSRKLKELGLR; encoded by the coding sequence ATGTTTTTGGAGAAACACAATATGAATGAGAATAACATAATGAAAATTTTGGTTGTTGATGACGAAGAACCGATCCGTGAGAGCTTGCAGGAGATTCTGGAAGAAGAGGGATATGAGGTATATTCCACCGAAACGATCCAGGCTGCAACAGACTGTGTAAAAAAGGGGATCGATCTTGCTATAGTCGACATAAAACTCGGTGATGAAAACGGCATCGACCTTCTGAAGCTTCTCAAAATCGAGCGGCCACAGATGCCGGTGATAATGATATCCGGTCACGGCACTGTTGCATTAACGGCGCAGGCATTCAAGCTGGGAGCTCATGAGTTCATGGAAAAACCGCTCCGGCTGATACAGGTAAAAGCATGCGTGCGCAATGCGCTTGATGCCGTACGTCTCAAACATAAAGTATCCCAACAAAGCAGACAGCATCTTCCCCAGCCGGTATATGCCGCCCCGGCCATGAAAGAGCTGTACCGTCAGGTAGACAAGCTCGCAGGCATTGCCGAACCGGTTGTAATAATGGGCCCCTCGGGTTCAGGAAAAGAGCTGGTTGCCCGGGCACTTCACTACGAAGGAACACGGGCAGACGGTCCTTTTGTCGCTACCAATGCAGCATCCATGTCGGTAACGCTTGCCGAAGATGAGCTTTTTGGTCACGAAAAAGGAGCTTTCACCGGCGCGCATGCCCGACGGACAGGCTGCATCGAACAGGCAAACGGCGGCACGCTCTTTTTAGATGAAATCGCCGACATGGATCTTCAAATACAGGCAAAGCTTCTCAGGGTATTGGAAAGTGGACAGTTTTCCCGTCTCGGAAGCACTCGTTCGGTGTTTGTGAACGTGCGCATCGTCGCAGCAACCCATAAAGATCTCGATACACTGGTCCAGCAGGGACTTTTCAGACACGATCTCTGGTACCGCCTCTGCGCATTTATCCTCAGAACACCATCACTTGACAAAAGAAGGGATGACATCCCGCTCCTGGCCGAAGCACTGCTTAAGACTGTCTGTACCGATATGCAGCTCGACCGCTCATTTTCTGAAAGTGCTCTATCCGCTTTATCACAGAGAAAGTATACCGGCAACATCCGGGAATTAAAGCATATCGTTACCCGTGCGGCGGTTTTCTCGGAGAGTCCGGTCATTGATGAACAGGTGATAGAATCGGTGGCGGCAGTACAAAGATCATCAGCAGACAACCATTCCAATTCACTTAAAGATTATACTTCGCTCGATTATAAAACGGCCCGTGAAAAATTCGAAAAAGATTATTTCGGTGAAGTACTTA